In Bacteroidota bacterium, one genomic interval encodes:
- a CDS encoding HD domain-containing protein, whose translation MNKRKIFNDPIYGFVNIPDELAFDVVEHPWFQRLRRIKQLGLTPLVYPGALHTRFAHALGSMHLMTRAVETLRFKDCNITKEEAHGLYLAILLHDIGHGPFSHALEHSITENLGHEQLSSLFIRGLNSIFDGNLSVALAIFEHTHPKKFLHQLVSSQLDVDRLDYLTRDSFYTGVSEGIIGTDRIIKMLNVKNDELVVDSKGVYSIEKFLVSRRLMYWQVYLHKTVLAAEHLIIKILQRARWLAEKGHNLFASPALSLFLHNRFTTSDFTNDSTLLGAFSELDDVDVLLSIKVWQRSNDKILADLCGRLVNRHLFRIEMQELPFDDAYINRIRQKTGEIYGYDDDGIDYFVFHGSVDNHAYHPGFDRINILFRGGEVVDITECSDLVDVAHLSKPVTRNFLCYPKDCTVTK comes from the coding sequence TTGAACAAGAGAAAAATCTTTAACGATCCGATTTACGGGTTTGTAAACATACCCGATGAACTTGCCTTTGATGTGGTGGAACACCCATGGTTTCAGCGTTTGCGCAGAATTAAGCAGCTTGGTTTAACACCGCTTGTTTATCCGGGGGCCCTGCATACACGCTTTGCACATGCGTTGGGCAGCATGCATCTTATGACGCGCGCGGTGGAAACACTGCGTTTTAAAGATTGTAACATTACGAAGGAAGAAGCCCACGGTTTGTATCTGGCAATTTTGTTGCACGACATCGGGCATGGTCCATTCTCTCATGCTCTCGAACACAGCATTACCGAAAACTTGGGTCATGAGCAGCTTTCATCACTTTTTATTCGCGGATTGAATAGTATTTTTGACGGGAACCTTTCGGTGGCACTGGCAATTTTTGAACATACTCATCCTAAAAAATTCCTGCATCAGCTGGTTTCAAGTCAGCTTGATGTTGACCGTCTCGATTATCTAACCCGCGACAGCTTTTATACCGGCGTTTCCGAAGGAATAATCGGCACCGACCGTATTATAAAAATGCTGAATGTGAAAAATGACGAATTGGTGGTCGATTCTAAAGGCGTATATTCAATTGAAAAATTTCTGGTTTCGCGGAGGCTGATGTACTGGCAGGTATATCTTCATAAAACGGTACTGGCAGCTGAACATCTTATTATTAAAATTCTTCAGCGGGCACGCTGGCTAGCCGAAAAGGGACACAATCTGTTTGCATCACCCGCACTTTCATTATTTCTTCATAACCGATTTACTACTTCTGATTTTACAAATGACAGCACGCTGCTCGGTGCTTTTTCCGAATTGGATGATGTTGACGTATTGCTTTCTATTAAAGTGTGGCAGCGCAGCAACGATAAAATACTTGCCGACTTGTGCGGCCGGCTGGTGAACAGGCATCTTTTCAGAATAGAGATGCAGGAACTGCCGTTTGACGATGCTTATATTAACAGAATACGACAGAAGACCGGTGAAATCTACGGATATGATGATGATGGAATAGATTATTTTGTCTTTCACGGCTCGGTTGATAACCATGCCTATCATCCCGGTTTTGACAGAATAAATATTTTGTTCCGTGGTGGTGAAGTGGTTGATATTACTGAGTGCAGCGACCTTGTGGATGTTGCGCATCTTTCGAAACCCGTAACGCGCAATTTCCTTTGCTATCCCAAGGATTGCACCGTAACGAAATGA
- the lpxD gene encoding UDP-3-O-(3-hydroxymyristoyl)glucosamine N-acyltransferase codes for MKFTAKQIAELLKGTVDGDSNASVHTLSKIEEGKAGSLSFLANPAYTQYIYTTDASIVIVNNDFVPETTVKCTLVRVENSYMAFASLLEIYNQIKLNKVGISKQSFISETASVGENCYVGEFAFIGENVKLGNNVKIYPQCYVGDNVTIANGTTLFSGVKIYSENVIGANCTIHAGAVIGADGFGFAPQQDANYKKVAQIGNVVIEDNVEIGANTAIDRATLGSTIIRKGVKLDNLIQVAHNVEIGENTVMAAQSGVAGSSKIGKNCMIGGQVGIVGHLTVADNVKVAAQSGIGSNVAENEIMQGSPAFNVSEYRRVYVHFRNLSKLAKRIDELEKQLKAKI; via the coding sequence ATGAAATTTACAGCAAAACAAATCGCGGAACTTCTCAAAGGCACTGTTGATGGAGATTCCAATGCTTCGGTTCATACACTTTCAAAAATTGAAGAGGGGAAAGCCGGCTCTTTGTCCTTTCTCGCGAATCCCGCTTATACGCAGTACATCTATACTACTGACGCTTCCATTGTTATTGTTAATAATGATTTTGTGCCGGAAACCACTGTAAAATGTACGCTTGTACGGGTTGAAAATAGTTATATGGCTTTTGCCAGCCTGCTGGAGATTTACAATCAGATTAAACTCAATAAGGTTGGAATTTCAAAACAGTCATTTATTTCCGAAACAGCCTCTGTTGGGGAGAATTGCTATGTAGGTGAATTTGCTTTTATCGGCGAAAACGTGAAGCTTGGAAATAACGTGAAAATTTATCCACAGTGTTATGTGGGCGATAATGTGACGATAGCAAATGGCACTACGCTCTTCTCCGGAGTGAAAATCTATTCTGAAAATGTAATTGGTGCTAACTGCACTATTCATGCAGGTGCTGTGATTGGTGCCGATGGTTTTGGCTTTGCCCCTCAGCAGGACGCAAATTATAAAAAAGTGGCTCAGATTGGAAATGTAGTTATTGAAGATAATGTTGAAATAGGCGCCAATACTGCTATTGACAGAGCAACACTGGGTTCTACCATCATCCGTAAAGGCGTTAAACTCGATAACCTGATACAGGTTGCCCACAATGTTGAGATTGGTGAAAATACGGTGATGGCTGCACAAAGCGGCGTTGCCGGCTCAAGTAAAATAGGTAAAAACTGTATGATTGGCGGACAGGTTGGAATTGTTGGTCACCTTACCGTTGCCGATAATGTTAAGGTTGCTGCACAGTCGGGGATTGGCAGTAATGTTGCGGAAAACGAAATTATGCAGGGTTCACCGGCGTTCAATGTTTCGGAATACCGCCGCGTTTACGTTCACTTCCGCAATCTCTCAAAGCTTGCAAAACGCATTGATGAGCTGGAAAAACAACTAAAAGCAAAAATCTAA
- a CDS encoding WG repeat-containing protein has protein sequence MKKLLTFFVIACMFSSVSPAQQTDDACLLPIQKNGKWGFIDTTGKIVIEPVYSWAGKFIEGRAMVNQGGTLSEYIKPMDGKFGFIDKSGKLVVQCLYEIATDFCSGRAKVLIGDKYGFVDPDGKVAIPAIYEDVSEFRDGLAVITINEKYGVIDVNGKVVLEPVYKTAPFFDEGFSTMGYIFNKGLMNRHGKYVTDTIFFDIQTMKNGLATVITVDSARYGMVDSTGRMVIHTGYGYLSYFSEGLCPANDSGVFRIDVLAVDGGKWGYIDMNDKWVIPPQYEDASMFNEGLAVVKKNGKCGVINKENKMIIPAKYASISQFRSGIASFTQDGKSGLMDVKGKVIVKPEYDAVYTNASGSSVVVKGRKYNEYYDISDYGKSGVIDKTGKLILPLIYASVSSLKYGFYELTLKDGLEGYANSKGKIIWEPSK, from the coding sequence ATGAAAAAACTACTTACTTTTTTTGTAATCGCATGCATGTTCTCGTCGGTGTCACCGGCACAACAGACTGATGATGCCTGCCTGCTGCCCATTCAGAAAAACGGTAAATGGGGATTTATTGACACAACAGGAAAAATTGTGATTGAACCTGTTTATAGCTGGGCCGGAAAATTTATTGAAGGTCGTGCCATGGTAAATCAGGGCGGTACGCTGAGTGAGTACATCAAGCCAATGGATGGAAAATTCGGCTTCATTGATAAAAGCGGGAAGCTGGTTGTTCAGTGTCTTTATGAAATCGCGACCGATTTCTGCAGTGGGCGGGCAAAAGTTCTCATCGGAGATAAATACGGCTTTGTTGACCCTGACGGAAAAGTAGCTATCCCTGCTATTTATGAGGATGTATCGGAATTCAGGGACGGGCTTGCCGTAATCACCATCAATGAAAAATACGGCGTCATCGACGTCAACGGAAAAGTAGTTCTGGAACCTGTTTACAAAACAGCTCCCTTTTTCGATGAAGGTTTTTCAACGATGGGGTATATCTTTAATAAAGGTCTGATGAACCGTCATGGCAAATACGTTACAGATACCATTTTCTTCGATATTCAAACAATGAAAAACGGCCTGGCTACAGTAATCACGGTTGATTCAGCGCGCTATGGTATGGTTGATTCAACGGGCCGAATGGTAATTCATACCGGGTACGGTTACCTGAGTTATTTTTCGGAGGGTCTGTGCCCTGCCAATGACAGTGGCGTTTTTCGTATTGATGTACTTGCGGTGGATGGTGGCAAATGGGGCTATATTGATATGAATGACAAATGGGTGATACCGCCTCAATATGAAGACGCGTCCATGTTTAATGAAGGACTAGCAGTTGTGAAGAAAAACGGCAAATGTGGTGTTATCAATAAAGAAAACAAAATGATTATCCCCGCTAAATATGCATCCATTTCGCAGTTTCGAAGTGGCATTGCATCGTTCACGCAGGACGGCAAAAGCGGTCTTATGGATGTCAAAGGCAAAGTGATTGTAAAACCGGAATACGACGCAGTTTACACGAATGCATCCGGGAGCAGCGTGGTAGTCAAGGGAAGAAAATACAACGAGTATTATGACATCAGTGATTACGGAAAATCAGGTGTGATAGATAAAACAGGTAAGCTGATCCTTCCGTTGATTTATGCATCGGTGAGCTCACTTAAATATGGGTTTTATGAACTCACACTCAAAGACGGTCTTGAAGGCTACGCCAACAGCAAGGGTAAAATCATCTGGGAACCCTCTAAATAG
- a CDS encoding NAD(P)/FAD-dependent oxidoreductase yields METADILVIGGGASGLLAAGTAASKGKKVVILERMPRPARKLRITGKGRCNITNIAPIKEFLQHTGPDNRFLNPVFSRFFSGELIAFLNSIGIKTITERGGRVFPEGGDAKIVTDKLVSWAERQGVKIQCGIRVMSIIRKENTVTGVMTDNGTVIHAPAVILASGGCSYPLTGSTGDGYTIASELGHSVKTPLPVLVPLNITAKSLEALAGLELKNVRVNVFVEEIKCGDAFGDMTFTGNSISGPIILSLSRRYMQDITDGKKVVFMLDLKPALNNSKLDLRLIREINADGKRTYRAMLNSLLPMKLIPEFVKMAKIPQIKPAAHLSPDDRNKIRLLLKGMPLEICGHRGFEEAIVTAGGVSTAEIDPTTMESKLIKNLYFAGEVIDLDADTGGYNLQIAFSTGWLAGMSAATK; encoded by the coding sequence ATGGAAACGGCCGATATTCTTGTGATAGGTGGTGGTGCATCGGGTCTGCTTGCAGCAGGAACCGCAGCAAGCAAAGGCAAAAAGGTTGTTATTCTTGAACGCATGCCTCGCCCCGCAAGGAAGTTGCGAATTACCGGAAAAGGCAGGTGCAACATCACAAACATAGCGCCCATAAAAGAATTTCTGCAACATACTGGTCCCGACAACCGCTTTCTGAATCCTGTTTTTTCCCGTTTTTTCTCCGGGGAACTCATCGCATTTTTGAACTCAATTGGAATAAAGACTATCACTGAGCGCGGCGGCAGGGTTTTCCCCGAAGGCGGTGATGCAAAAATTGTAACAGACAAACTAGTTTCATGGGCCGAAAGGCAGGGCGTGAAAATTCAATGCGGCATTCGTGTAATGAGCATCATCCGGAAAGAAAATACTGTAACAGGTGTTATGACTGACAATGGAACGGTTATTCATGCGCCGGCTGTAATACTCGCCAGCGGTGGATGCAGTTACCCATTAACAGGTTCGACGGGCGACGGATATACTATTGCCTCTGAATTGGGGCATTCTGTTAAGACACCATTACCTGTTCTTGTACCACTCAATATTACCGCGAAAAGCCTTGAGGCACTTGCAGGACTTGAACTAAAAAATGTGCGGGTCAACGTTTTTGTTGAGGAAATAAAATGCGGTGATGCTTTTGGCGATATGACTTTTACAGGCAACAGCATCAGCGGTCCCATTATCCTTTCGCTGAGCAGGCGATATATGCAGGATATTACCGACGGAAAAAAGGTAGTATTCATGCTCGATCTGAAACCTGCATTGAATAACAGTAAGCTCGACCTTCGCCTGATTCGTGAAATAAATGCTGACGGCAAACGCACATACAGAGCCATGCTGAACAGCCTGTTACCCATGAAGCTCATACCTGAATTTGTGAAGATGGCAAAGATTCCCCAGATAAAACCGGCAGCACATTTATCACCGGATGACCGTAATAAAATACGCTTGCTGTTAAAAGGCATGCCTCTTGAAATATGCGGACATCGAGGCTTTGAAGAGGCCATTGTTACTGCCGGAGGTGTAAGCACCGCTGAAATAGACCCAACAACAATGGAATCCAAACTAATAAAAAATCTTTATTTTGCAGGTGAAGTTATTGACCTCGATGCCGATACCGGTGGTTATAACCTGCAGATTGCCTTCTCTACCGGCTGGCTGGCAGGAATGTCGGCTGCAACAAAATAA
- the pdhA gene encoding pyruvate dehydrogenase (acetyl-transferring) E1 component subunit alpha, which yields MFDEFNPLEDKILCIYDKQGKLINKKWRPKLDDQQVLDAWKKMLFARTADMMAVSYQRQGRMYTYPPNFGQEAISAPLGFLMKEDDWLVPAFREMGAWLAKGASLKEIFMDFMGYEDGGAFKNVKNMMPMSVPIASQLLHAAGIGYSIKFKGTKDVVYTFVGDGGTSEGDFHEALNYAAVWKVPVIFIVQNNQFAISVPFKKQTASVNIAVKALAYGMPGIKVDGNDFFAMYAAIDFATEFARNGNGPVLIEALTYRRGAHTTSDDPTKYRTKEDEEFWAETDPLNRLKLYLLDKKLWSEELETRLSADYKNEVDRQFAEAEAVPEYPLADVFNYMYNDIPDDLKNQQREYEKFLKWKEGRK from the coding sequence ATGTTTGACGAATTTAATCCGCTTGAAGATAAAATCCTTTGCATCTACGACAAGCAGGGGAAGTTGATAAATAAAAAATGGCGTCCGAAGTTGGATGACCAGCAGGTTTTGGATGCCTGGAAAAAGATGCTTTTTGCACGAACTGCTGACATGATGGCAGTTTCATACCAGAGGCAGGGACGCATGTACACCTATCCACCGAATTTTGGACAGGAGGCAATATCGGCACCGCTCGGTTTTCTGATGAAAGAAGATGACTGGCTGGTTCCGGCATTCAGGGAAATGGGAGCATGGCTTGCCAAAGGAGCTTCGCTCAAAGAGATATTCATGGATTTTATGGGATATGAAGACGGCGGCGCATTCAAGAATGTAAAGAATATGATGCCGATGTCGGTTCCGATAGCTTCACAACTATTGCACGCTGCCGGCATCGGATATTCAATTAAATTTAAAGGAACGAAAGATGTTGTCTATACGTTTGTGGGCGATGGCGGCACATCAGAAGGCGATTTTCATGAAGCGCTCAATTATGCCGCCGTGTGGAAAGTACCGGTAATCTTCATTGTCCAGAACAATCAATTCGCGATAAGCGTTCCGTTTAAAAAGCAAACGGCGTCGGTGAATATTGCCGTTAAAGCGCTTGCTTACGGAATGCCCGGTATTAAAGTGGATGGCAACGATTTCTTTGCCATGTACGCTGCCATTGATTTTGCAACGGAATTTGCGCGTAACGGAAACGGACCGGTGCTTATCGAAGCACTGACTTACCGTCGTGGAGCCCATACAACGTCTGATGATCCTACAAAATACCGTACAAAAGAAGACGAGGAATTTTGGGCTGAAACCGACCCTTTGAACCGCCTGAAGTTATATCTTTTGGACAAGAAATTATGGAGCGAGGAGCTGGAAACCCGGCTCAGCGCCGATTATAAAAATGAAGTGGACCGGCAGTTTGCTGAAGCCGAAGCCGTGCCTGAATATCCGCTTGCGGATGTTTTCAATTATATGTATAACGATATTCCCGACGACCTGAAGAATCAGCAGCGGGAATATGAGAAATTCTTAAAATGGAAGGAGGGCCGGAAATGA
- a CDS encoding alpha-ketoacid dehydrogenase subunit beta, with protein MKVMNMVQAMNNALDLKLAEDGNVIIYGEDAGVEGGVFRVTEGLQQKYGEKRVFDSPLAESAIVGTAVGMAVAGLRPVVELQFCGFVYPAFNQIISHASRMHNRTRGKYSTPMVIRFPYGGGINALEHHSESMEALYGHIPGLKVVIPSTPYDAKGLLISAIESNDTIMFMEPKRIYRAIKQEVPEEKYSIPIGKAKVVTSGTDITVVAYGAMIREVQKAMVMAKQSGISAELIDLRTIYPIDRETIAASVRKTGRLLFVSEEPLTYGVGAEVTAIANEEAFLYLQAPPKRVCGFDIIVPLPKGEPHYLQTADKIFYEMEKVVKF; from the coding sequence ATGAAAGTAATGAATATGGTTCAGGCCATGAACAATGCTCTTGATTTAAAACTTGCCGAAGACGGCAATGTAATAATTTATGGTGAGGATGCCGGTGTTGAAGGTGGGGTGTTTCGCGTTACGGAAGGACTGCAGCAGAAATATGGCGAGAAGCGTGTATTCGATTCTCCGCTTGCCGAATCGGCTATTGTTGGAACGGCCGTGGGTATGGCAGTCGCTGGATTGCGGCCTGTTGTGGAACTTCAGTTTTGCGGTTTTGTATACCCTGCCTTCAATCAGATTATATCACATGCATCGCGCATGCACAACCGTACACGAGGTAAGTACAGCACGCCTATGGTCATCCGTTTTCCCTACGGTGGAGGCATCAATGCTCTTGAACATCATTCTGAAAGTATGGAGGCGCTTTATGGACACATACCCGGTCTGAAAGTGGTGATTCCTTCAACTCCCTACGATGCCAAGGGTTTGCTGATATCGGCCATTGAAAGCAATGATACGATTATGTTCATGGAACCCAAACGCATCTACCGTGCCATCAAGCAGGAAGTGCCGGAAGAAAAATACAGCATTCCCATTGGCAAAGCAAAAGTGGTAACTTCCGGAACAGACATTACGGTTGTGGCTTACGGAGCCATGATTCGCGAAGTCCAAAAAGCTATGGTAATGGCAAAACAATCCGGCATCAGTGCGGAGCTGATTGATTTGCGCACGATTTACCCGATTGACAGGGAAACCATTGCAGCATCGGTGCGCAAAACAGGACGTTTATTGTTCGTATCGGAGGAGCCGCTTACCTATGGTGTTGGTGCTGAAGTGACCGCCATTGCTAATGAAGAAGCATTTCTGTATCTGCAGGCACCCCCGAAACGGGTGTGTGGATTTGATATTATTGTTCCGCTTCCCAAAGGCGAACCGCATTATCTGCAAACGGCAGATAAGATTTTTTATGAAATGGAAAAAGTAGTTAAATTCTAA
- a CDS encoding dihydrolipoamide acetyltransferase family protein, translating to MRYIFNFPDIGEGLDEGTIVEWYVAKGQSIQSGDALLKMETDKVVTDIPCPKTGVVAAMYGKVGEVVKVGEPLVEIEMPGVEGAAAVEEVKKELVEEAVEEGGAGVVGTLEIAGSSAYLPSSNEGLETPPEEKVAVKKKALATPVARALAKELGVDIDQVKGTGPGNRVMTDDIRKYSEGSQRVIDQARSRIPDLGERITYEPLSQIRKTIAKNMINSKHNAAHMTIHEEVEISELVRVRDKYKVKFAEKGIKLSYLPFILKATAQALKKHRQLNSQLDLENNRMIYKNYYNIGIAVDTEDGLVVPVIHDADKLSILELAQKVNELAEKARTRKLTMDDMKDGTFTITSYGSIGGLYAVPVINYPQAGILGIGRIIERPVFKGDNVVKGIMMPLSLSVDHRIVDGGEVSRFVNTVMGYLNEPVSLVIE from the coding sequence ATGAGATATATTTTCAATTTTCCTGATATCGGTGAAGGCCTTGATGAAGGTACCATTGTTGAATGGTACGTGGCCAAGGGACAGTCAATACAATCGGGCGATGCGCTGCTGAAGATGGAAACAGACAAAGTGGTGACTGATATTCCCTGTCCTAAAACAGGTGTGGTTGCTGCCATGTACGGCAAAGTTGGAGAGGTGGTTAAAGTAGGTGAACCGCTTGTTGAAATTGAGATGCCGGGTGTGGAAGGTGCCGCCGCTGTTGAAGAAGTGAAGAAGGAACTTGTAGAGGAAGCTGTTGAAGAAGGCGGTGCAGGTGTTGTCGGAACCCTTGAAATAGCCGGATCTTCGGCATATCTGCCATCGAGCAATGAAGGACTTGAAACACCTCCTGAAGAGAAAGTCGCTGTAAAGAAGAAAGCACTTGCAACACCTGTTGCCCGGGCACTTGCAAAAGAACTCGGGGTCGATATTGATCAGGTGAAAGGCACCGGCCCCGGTAATCGTGTAATGACCGATGACATCCGTAAATATTCAGAAGGTTCGCAGCGTGTAATAGATCAGGCAAGAAGCCGCATTCCGGATTTAGGCGAGCGGATAACGTATGAGCCGCTGAGCCAGATACGAAAGACCATTGCCAAGAATATGATTAACAGCAAGCACAATGCTGCGCACATGACGATTCATGAGGAGGTGGAAATATCTGAACTGGTCCGGGTAAGAGATAAGTACAAAGTAAAATTTGCTGAAAAAGGAATCAAGCTGAGTTACCTGCCCTTCATTCTGAAAGCCACGGCACAGGCACTGAAGAAACACAGACAACTGAACAGTCAGCTTGATCTGGAAAACAACAGAATGATTTACAAGAATTACTACAACATAGGGATTGCGGTAGATACAGAAGACGGGTTGGTAGTTCCTGTTATTCACGATGCCGATAAACTCAGCATTCTGGAGCTTGCTCAAAAAGTGAATGAGCTTGCCGAAAAGGCTCGTACACGAAAACTTACCATGGATGATATGAAGGACGGCACATTCACTATTACCAGTTACGGCTCTATCGGCGGACTGTATGCGGTGCCGGTGATAAATTATCCGCAGGCGGGAATACTGGGAATCGGCCGTATTATTGAACGTCCTGTTTTTAAAGGTGATAACGTAGTTAAAGGAATTATGATGCCGTTGTCACTTTCTGTTGACCACAGAATTGTGGATGGCGGTGAGGTGTCGCGTTTTGTAAATACAGTAATGGGATACCTGAATGAACCGGTTTCGCTGGTAATTGAGTAA
- the lpdA gene encoding dihydrolipoyl dehydrogenase — translation MKYDVIIIGAGPAGYVAAIRAGQVGMKAALVEKKYMGGMCLNWGCIPTKALIESARYLDRLKLADEFGIDGIDQKKLVFNWEKAKARAKQISAKLSGGIGYLLKKNGVDVIIGEARITGVGTISVDNRTIEGDHIIIATGSYPAKTTIKADKRGLLEIEDLLSIEKLPASIAIVGKGGVAVEMAQFFNLIGKDVTLVAPDEILLPKADAFLNDFITKRMKKSGINIITEDNIGEFKNGELIVGNEKIVAELVLNASMRKAVIPAADFDIPLTEDGYIKTNENLETGIKELYAIGDVNGLSYLAHVASAQGIWLINHIKGIKDRFDLKSWPQNFYTVPEMAQIGLTEQQLNDEGIDYKLNEFPLSANGKALIEGNTEGMVRLLSDKKYGQVLGVQIIAAHATDMIAEAAAYMQIEGTVYDIAQTIHAHPTVSEIFMEAGFDAVDKAIHK, via the coding sequence ATGAAGTACGATGTAATTATTATTGGCGCCGGTCCTGCCGGTTATGTTGCAGCAATTCGTGCCGGACAGGTAGGTATGAAAGCCGCTCTGGTTGAAAAGAAATACATGGGCGGCATGTGCCTGAACTGGGGCTGTATTCCTACAAAAGCACTTATTGAAAGTGCTCGCTATTTGGACCGTTTGAAACTTGCGGACGAATTTGGTATTGACGGCATTGACCAAAAGAAATTGGTTTTTAATTGGGAAAAAGCGAAAGCTCGTGCAAAACAGATATCTGCAAAGCTCAGCGGAGGTATAGGTTATCTGCTGAAGAAAAATGGTGTGGATGTAATTATCGGCGAGGCGCGGATTACCGGCGTTGGAACTATTTCGGTTGATAATAGAACTATTGAAGGTGACCATATAATAATTGCAACAGGAAGTTACCCGGCTAAAACAACGATTAAAGCCGATAAGAGGGGATTGCTTGAAATTGAAGATTTGCTTTCGATTGAGAAGCTTCCCGCAAGTATTGCCATCGTTGGAAAAGGTGGTGTAGCTGTTGAAATGGCGCAGTTCTTTAACCTCATTGGAAAAGACGTTACGCTTGTGGCTCCCGATGAAATACTGTTGCCAAAAGCCGATGCTTTTTTAAATGATTTCATTACAAAGCGAATGAAAAAAAGTGGTATTAACATTATCACTGAAGATAACATCGGCGAATTTAAAAACGGTGAGCTGATTGTCGGCAACGAGAAAATAGTTGCAGAACTGGTGCTGAACGCATCAATGCGGAAAGCTGTTATCCCTGCAGCTGATTTTGATATTCCATTAACCGAAGACGGTTATATAAAAACGAATGAAAATCTGGAGACCGGTATTAAAGAACTTTACGCAATCGGAGATGTGAATGGATTGAGTTATCTGGCACATGTGGCGTCAGCACAGGGTATCTGGTTGATAAATCACATCAAGGGAATTAAAGATAGATTTGATTTAAAATCATGGCCACAGAATTTTTACACCGTACCGGAAATGGCGCAGATAGGACTTACCGAGCAGCAGCTTAACGATGAAGGCATTGATTACAAACTGAATGAATTTCCTTTGTCTGCAAACGGAAAAGCGCTTATTGAAGGTAATACAGAAGGAATGGTTCGTTTACTTTCAGATAAGAAATACGGGCAGGTGCTCGGAGTGCAGATTATTGCCGCACATGCAACGGATATGATTGCAGAAGCCGCCGCCTATATGCAGATTGAAGGAACTGTTTATGATATTGCGCAAACGATTCATGCACATCCTACCGTTTCTGAAATTTTTATGGAAGCCGGATTTGACGCGGTTGACAAAGCGATTCATAAATGA
- a CDS encoding DUF2877 domain-containing protein, protein MKILSRGDRISEGHYTVHSRFERVVNYNSNCKLLSFVSAAIGNGPVNIVIESKLRALPAEILILPDKFVFGIESIDISDIPVYDSKLKILHSEQTILKENLDALKQTLASHASEYSLAFLFDEQRKLNFATGFEKNLLETFENAIAQLRKGEIEPGIQKLSGLGQGLTPAGDDFIVGILLALNLTDAFSGNEKSRELQMRIKSMAQTKNLISQSSIVHAADGYFAEIVKIFAQSFCNKRFSENDALILQLLNVGESSGADMLSGFLFTFVSDKFHGLQVKI, encoded by the coding sequence ATGAAGATCCTGAGCCGCGGTGACCGTATTTCCGAAGGACACTATACTGTTCACAGCCGTTTTGAACGGGTGGTGAATTATAATTCCAACTGTAAACTTCTCTCCTTCGTTTCTGCCGCTATTGGAAATGGACCTGTAAACATTGTAATTGAAAGCAAACTGCGGGCATTGCCTGCGGAGATTCTGATATTGCCTGATAAATTTGTATTTGGAATTGAAAGTATTGATATTTCTGATATTCCTGTGTATGATTCAAAACTGAAAATTCTGCATTCTGAGCAAACCATTTTGAAGGAAAATCTTGATGCTTTGAAGCAAACACTAGCCTCTCATGCTTCGGAATACAGTCTGGCATTCCTTTTTGACGAACAGCGAAAATTGAATTTTGCAACGGGTTTTGAAAAGAACCTGCTGGAAACTTTTGAAAATGCTATTGCTCAATTGCGAAAGGGTGAAATTGAACCGGGGATTCAAAAACTTTCCGGTCTCGGACAAGGATTAACACCTGCAGGCGACGACTTCATTGTTGGAATATTGCTCGCACTGAATTTGACGGATGCTTTTTCCGGAAACGAGAAATCACGGGAGCTTCAAATGAGAATTAAATCCATGGCACAAACCAAAAATTTGATTTCACAAAGCAGCATTGTTCATGCTGCCGATGGATATTTTGCTGAAATTGTTAAAATTTTCGCACAATCTTTCTGCAACAAACGTTTTAGTGAAAATGATGCATTAATCTTACAACTTCTTAATGTTGGCGAAAGCTCAGGGGCGGATATGCTCAGCGGATTTTTGTTTACTTTTGTTTCAGACAAATTTCATGGATTACAAGTAAAAATATAA